From the genome of Acinetobacter lwoffii, one region includes:
- a CDS encoding vWA domain-containing protein — protein sequence MLDQTTGEVRIDDYSNDASQERTNPESNQPQTAQVTPAIFDGLASATATIAADSSMIHGLGRTVISCPFGGQEAFVSGFMASTVARDPVAGIRDGFITQDNFLTSASDVNFSIIRIPGGAKNPQNRTTMETTHNGFCGDELFVRQQVATWPPLRIDIVMDDTGSMGDEIGGLKSALTSFINSRNSDPTQPQRGVSYELISFKDSPRLRLANTEDTAAAINAVGSLSASGGGDCPEDALGGLGLALNRLEGDENYEGSIVLATDASPHNGDISGLIARAQAEGIRINVLLTGDCVAAASTSSSRTATTTTTISPLATLSAREVFSRIAEETDGEYVYAPGGTAEEYAQVLEDMFDSALSGGDSEPPEVTVTVTPNELWPVNHRMVPIGVSVSAVDDKDPSPLIALESITSSEPANGQGDGNTEEDILVEEDGTIYLRAERSGNGEGRVYTITYRATDANGNAGFGSAEVLVPHSKGK from the coding sequence GTGTTAGATCAGACAACTGGCGAAGTGCGTATAGACGACTACTCTAATGATGCATCACAAGAAAGAACCAACCCAGAATCCAACCAGCCTCAAACCGCACAAGTAACGCCAGCAATCTTTGATGGATTAGCATCTGCGACAGCGACAATCGCTGCTGATTCCTCAATGATCCATGGTCTTGGAAGGACTGTAATTAGCTGTCCATTTGGTGGGCAAGAGGCTTTTGTATCAGGCTTCATGGCATCAACCGTCGCTCGCGATCCGGTTGCTGGTATCCGTGATGGCTTCATCACCCAAGACAATTTCCTCACTTCGGCTTCAGACGTCAATTTCAGTATCATTCGAATTCCAGGAGGGGCGAAGAATCCCCAAAATCGTACAACGATGGAAACGACTCATAATGGGTTTTGTGGCGATGAGCTATTCGTTCGTCAGCAGGTGGCCACATGGCCGCCACTACGGATTGATATTGTCATGGATGACACCGGCTCAATGGGGGATGAAATTGGAGGGTTAAAATCAGCGCTGACCAGCTTTATTAACTCCCGAAATTCCGATCCAACCCAGCCACAACGAGGGGTTTCCTACGAGCTTATCAGCTTCAAAGACAGCCCCCGTCTTCGCCTGGCGAACACCGAAGACACCGCGGCTGCAATCAATGCGGTTGGCTCATTGTCTGCTTCTGGCGGCGGAGACTGTCCTGAGGACGCGCTTGGAGGTCTTGGCCTTGCCCTGAACCGCCTTGAGGGAGATGAGAATTACGAAGGCAGCATTGTCCTCGCAACGGATGCATCCCCCCATAATGGCGATATCAGCGGACTAATCGCTCGGGCCCAGGCCGAAGGAATCCGGATAAATGTGCTGTTGACAGGGGACTGTGTTGCGGCCGCAAGCACCAGTAGCTCACGCACCGCAACTACAACCACAACCATATCTCCATTAGCAACACTCTCTGCACGGGAGGTTTTTTCTCGGATTGCTGAAGAAACCGATGGTGAGTATGTGTATGCGCCTGGCGGCACAGCAGAGGAATACGCTCAAGTGCTTGAAGACATGTTTGATTCTGCGCTATCAGGTGGGGACAGTGAGCCACCCGAAGTAACGGTCACAGTGACTCCTAATGAGCTTTGGCCGGTTAACCATAGAATGGTGCCTATCGGGGTCTCTGTCTCCGCAGTCGACGACAAAGATCCTAGTCCACTAATAGCGTTAGAAAGCATAACATCCAGTGAACCGGCTAACGGACAAGGTGACGGCAATACCGAGGAGGATATCCTGGTAGAGGAAGACGGCACCATTTACCTGCGCGCAGAACGAAGTGGCAACGGAGAAGGTCGGGTTTACACGATCACTTATCGCGCAACGGATGCAAACGGTAATGCTGGCTTCGGTTCTGCCGAAGTTCTCGTTCCGCATTCCAAGGGAAAATAA
- a CDS encoding recombinase family protein: MKGQKVGYVRVSSVEQNTGRQLEGIEVDRIFVDRASGKNTDRPKFQEMLNYVREGDRVIVHSMDRFARSLKDLVTEVDKLVKRGIAIQFVKENITFTAQSTPMDNLMLQLMGAFAQFEREIILERQKEGIKLASSQGKYKGRVHKLKPDQAEALRQDWKEGKYPSKMALGQAFGISRQAVYRYLKAGK, from the coding sequence GTGAAAGGCCAAAAAGTAGGCTATGTGCGAGTGAGTTCGGTCGAGCAAAATACGGGACGTCAACTTGAGGGAATTGAAGTCGACCGGATTTTTGTTGACCGTGCTTCAGGTAAAAATACCGACCGACCGAAATTTCAGGAAATGTTGAATTATGTCCGGGAAGGAGACCGGGTGATAGTACATTCCATGGATCGTTTTGCGCGAAGCTTAAAAGATTTGGTGACTGAAGTGGATAAACTGGTCAAACGAGGGATTGCCATCCAGTTTGTAAAAGAAAATATTACTTTTACGGCCCAATCCACCCCGATGGATAATTTGATGCTGCAACTGATGGGTGCTTTTGCACAGTTTGAACGTGAGATCATTTTAGAGCGGCAAAAGGAAGGAATTAAACTTGCCTCTTCTCAAGGGAAGTACAAAGGCCGGGTACATAAATTGAAACCTGATCAGGCTGAAGCTTTGCGACAAGACTGGAAGGAAGGGAAGTACCCTTCAAAAATGGCATTAGGCCAGGCATTTGGAATTAGTCGCCAAGCGGTATATCGGTATTTAAAAGCCGGGAAATAA